Genomic window (Kwoniella botswanensis chromosome 1, complete sequence):
CCCGAAAGACAGGAACTTGCTAGCGGTGATAGGAGATGAGGTAAGTAAAACAGCTCTTCGTAATGGGAAGAGGGGAATATCTACTGATGTGTGTCGAATTGAATAGGACTCGGTAACGGGTTTGTTGTTGGCTGGTATTGGTCATGTagatcagaatcagaagaagaactttTTGATCGTTGATGCTAGTGAGTAGGATATGTTCTTCCCTGGGCATAATGCATGCTCAATGTCAGCTGCTCGGTCTATCGAAATGGGACAATGATGAGTATAGCTGATGACTTTTAACCGTCTGTAGAGACTCAAACAAGCGTAATCGAGTCTGCTTTCCAAGACTTCACGGAACGTAAAGATGTTGCTATCTTACTTATCAATCAACATGTGAGTGGATGTCTATCCGACTTGACCTAGCCTATTTCAATGTCAACTGGGCCATCATAAAGCGAGAAATGAGGGATTAACTGATCCATGCTTTATCCTTTTCCCCGGACATAGATCGCCGAAAAGATACGACCCACTGTGGATAGGTATCAGGCTGCTTTCCCTGCGCTATTAGAAATCCCAAGTAAAGAACATCCGTATGGTGAGTGCAGACATTTTCCTTCATTGGAATTATATGTTTTCAGGACGAGAGAGGGACGCAAGGTGTAACTTCCTCGCTCTCAAGGTGCTGGATGGTCAGAGAGTGAGCGTAGCTGTTTCATAATCGGTGAAAGAAGGCAGGAGGACAGTAGCAGTAACCGAAAATGAGGTGGGAGGACTCACTTCTATATTCAGAGAAAAGTGGGGGATTTGAACCAAAGGGATGACCGGTAACTGGGAGAGAGATCACGTTTGACCCCAGCAGAActcaaaccttcttcacgCCATACGAGTACATTCGCAATGATCGCTGATCAACCTGCTCTCACTACAGACCCTGCGAAAGACTCTGTTCTCAAGCGAGTACAGAAGTTGCGAGGCGATTAATCGAACGTATCCATACTTCTGCCTCCTACCGCTTTCCCGATAACCTACCTAGACCTCCTCCTCTCCGGTCTAAACAATTAGACTAGGAGACACGGATGATTTGTATTCTTAGATGTGTGATATGCATTGAAATGTGAAGTTACAGTACGACACCCCCTATCGGTTCTCGGACCGCCACAAGAAAGCTGTG
Coding sequences:
- a CDS encoding V-type proton ATPase subunit F; this translates as MAATTSNPKDRNLLAVIGDEDSVTGLLLAGIGHVDQNQKKNFLIVDAKTQTSVIESAFQDFTERKDVAILLINQHIAEKIRPTVDRYQAAFPALLEIPSKEHPYDPAKDSVLKRVQKLRGD